A window from Schistosoma haematobium chromosome 3, whole genome shotgun sequence encodes these proteins:
- a CDS encoding hypothetical protein (EggNog:ENOG410V8IG~COG:T): MKPSKKRAKNASGGVLKLVGELQCEFSFNGTNCTGICYLTERPNLDLLGLDMLDKLGIMDVPINSVCNVSCSSLDTPVLPKKTGERLLGKLKRKIRTHSDVIRPTPAIEPQRNLSMENQSNRHHGAQRRLFTVGQKVLAMDYRGKHPTWTAGRILKKKGSVVYEVSVGSEVWVRHANQLKATSIASNKIQYRLPLDVLLDTFEIKTPGIDTSVSVQEKSDTSLLPRRWTNRKHRPVTRLQFDPSTRSYESAQRGGVSGT; the protein is encoded by the coding sequence ATGAAGCCATCTAAGAAAAGGGCTAAAAACGCATCAGGTGGTGTGCTAAAACTGGTTGGTGAATTACAGTGTGAATTTTCCTTCAATGGAACTAACTGTACAGGAATATGTTACCTAACAGAACGGCCGAACCTTGATCTTCTTGGTCTAGATATGTTAGACAAACTTGGAATAATGGATGTACCAATTAACAGTGTCTGTAACGTATCGTGTTCATCATTGGACACCCCAGTACTTCCAAAGAAGACAGGTGAAAGGTTACTAGGAAAACTGAAAAGAAAGATACGAACACATTCCGATGTCATCCGTCCTACGCCAGCTATTGAACCCCAACGAAACCTATCGATGGAGAATCAGTCCAACCGACATCATGGGGCACAAAGACGATTGTTCACGGTGGGACAAAAAGTGCTTGCTATGGACTATCGTGGGAAACATCCTACATGGACAGCTGGTCGGATCTTGAAAAAGAAGGGGAGTGTGGTTTACGAGGTGTCAGTTGGCTCGGAAGTTTGGGTACGTCATGCTAACCAATTGAAAGCAACTTCGATAGCCAGCAACAAGATTCAATATCGATTACCTCTTGATGTTCTGCTAGACACCTTTGAAATCAAAACGCCGGGAATAGACACATCAGTTTCTGTGCAAGAAAAGAGTGATACTTCTCTATTGCCTAGACGATGGACTAATCGAAAGCACAGGCCAGTCACTCGGTTGCAGTTCGACCctagcaccagatcctacgaatctgctcaaaggggaggtgttagcgggacatag